A window of the Octopus sinensis unplaced genomic scaffold, ASM634580v1 Contig16382, whole genome shotgun sequence genome harbors these coding sequences:
- the LOC115230798 gene encoding general transcription factor II-I repeat domain-containing protein 2A-like, whose product MKLMLWETQLTVGNTEHFSCLKNVISTTSNVDMSRYKVKITGLLQQFETRFEIFRELEKEFTVFRSPFTANITHLAANLQLKIIDLKCDSDLKNKFTMVGLDTFYKYLLPKYPNLTALAAKILSMFGSTYLCEQLFSLMNINKTKFRSRLTHTYLSEILRLTVSEIHK is encoded by the exons ATGAAGCTAATGTTATGGGAGACACAATTGACAGTAGGAAACACTGAgcatttttcttgtttaaaaaatgtaatttccACCACATCGAATGTTGATATGAGTCGTTATAAAGTGAAAATAACCGGATTACTTCAACAGTTTGAGACACGTTTTGAAATTTTTCGTGAACTTGAAAAAGAATTTACTGTTTTTCGATCACCATTCACTGCAAATATTACACATCTTGCAGCTAACTTACAATTGAAAATTATTGATTTGAAATGTGACTCAGATTTGAAGAATAAATTTACCATGGTGGGCTTAGACACCTTTTATAAATATCTCTTGCCGAAGTATCCCAACTTAACAGCCTTAGCTGCGAAAATCTTGTCAATGTTTGGAAGTACATATCTATGTGAACAACTTTTTTCTTTaatgaacataaacaaaacaaaatttcgaTCAAGGCTCACCCACACTTATCTAAGTGAGATTCTAAGATTGACG GTCTCTGAAATTCACAAATGA
- the LOC115230800 gene encoding uncharacterized protein LOC115230800 encodes MDLSTEDNERETNNNVDRVVRGQLGTQESDIPPPNSVSQPDCPANLLTLRAIIDQVTQVDMIKWANEVVNVSRARFKRIPRGGWPMITQAFNEKFLTSKSVANVKSLAKMTGTKSNSQMDQEKNHKTEISNFRDCSIEFSYQIEQVKSISRKKRKPTKKVPYQLLKIEILSGINAVINEYIKTNPPVNLNDITDIVYAAQLTYQSLTKYSPKNNNWKGIMEAKLIKLKEQYEQTNTLIDQKGSLKFDNATRDTLSEYGYRKAKKGELGRISACIGDEIKIVEKKLRLHDARKEFRKQNWFFELNRRCFYRSLNDERKSAEFMFNNSECLTYWEKIWSRNEKSDNVLHINKRVTWAEDTFAEFSKESILETIKQLPNWRASGCDGVYNFFLKRMTLIHDHLCEELVKIIHGEYIPDEWFYTGITYLIPKKDICQGPEDLRPITCMSNLYKLATKCVNRKLGDYIEAYNLIADNQLGTRRMCQGAKKQAILNRCIHKQNGNNLFSTWIDVKKAFDSVDHDFLFQVLENSGLPSWIVNFVKNLVTKWRIKLILNHNEIGEVKLERGILQGDSLSPQIFALVMDPLSRILNAKYPKVMIDNQDQGCITYTTNHLLFMDDLKIFSQKEDTMMNMMNEVNNFFEAAGLEKNVEKSATNLADLGSEAKLLDGMEGYRYLGVLEDRRSDVLKSEVLKALFGELKKRIDNLSKTKLNSCRLFKAINEHALSLYNYYIGLVDIEPLEFEQIDKNVRSILVHHRIHLKPANKERLYFPRDQFGRGLVSITHKSERILFQFLRDLEKKSRYCIRKGGILRVINSKRTHLATIAEYLKRKYNIQDIGSLDLNMLRELQKNSLIEQIMKKPLHAILFDCLNDSNVDVAESSHWLSHGNNSPRSEALLCFIQDRNLFFDNVGAICSHCNSSKKTVDHLATRCGRMLNSDYLRRHNEVVKCVHLHLCKEYGIKKSKKLKTHSVQSVVANNSVEIRVDTTINTDTKVENNKPDIFVLDKMRNTIMLIEIGITSQKKLKQVEVEKLHKYDLLASELGLIHKAKVTIVPLVLTWDGVVSKYYKHHCDTIGLEELTRAYIQSVVIRKTLESMRVEHKFGMIPPEECQTTRFTNGTTEETLPTPNSAIICQIIDDVIRKLSVDKKNFYLLISDAASYMVSSGKILKQLYSNLFHVTCVAHLLHNCAFRIKSHYPVIDKLISCVKALVVKNNSRRQLFTEIGYPPELIVTRWGSWLNAADYYAKNLTQIINTCNGIEEESLLIQRAKESVMNEFLHTNLEDISREYHLLTDILMKIESNKFTI; translated from the exons ATGGACCTATCTACGGAAGATAATGAAAGAGAAACCAATAATAACGTAGATCGTGTGGTCCGTGGGCAGCTTGGAACGCAAGAATCTGATATTCCCCCTCCAAATTCGGTGTCGCAACCGGATTGTCCTGCTAATCTGTTAACTCTACGGGCTATCATCGATCAAGTAACGCAGGTGGACATGATCAAATGGGCGAATGAAGTGGTTAACGTTTCTCGAGCAAGATTCAAAAGAATACCACGTGGTGGATGGCCTATGATTACTCAGGCTTTTAACGAAAAGTTCCTCACGTCCAAATCTGTGGCGAATGTGAAGAGTCTGGCTAAGATGACGGGAACAAAGTCTAACTCTCAAATGGATCAAGAAAAGAATCACAAGACTGAAATCTCTAATTTTAGAGATTGCTCAATTGAATTTTCTTACCAAATAGAGCAAGTAAAATCTATCTCTCGAAAAAAACGAAAGCCGACCAAAAAAGTCCCATATCAACtacttaaaatagaaatattgtcTGGAATAAATGCAGtgattaatgaatatataaagacCAACCCTCCTGTCAATTTGAATGATATCACCGATATCGTTTATGCTGCACAGCTGACATACCAATCTCTCACAAAATACTCTCCTAAGAATAACAACTGGAAAGGAATAATGGAAGCAAAACTAATTAAACTTAAAGAACAATACGAACAGACTAATACACTTATTGATCAAAAAGGAAGCTTGAAGTTTGATAATGCAACGAGGGATACGCTGAGTGAATATGGATATCGAAAGGCAAAGAAAGGAGAACTTGGAAGAATTTCTGCTTGCATTGGAGACGAAATAAAGATTGTTGAGAAGAAACTTCGACTCCATGATGCAAGAAAAGAATTTCGGAAACAGAATTGGTTTTTTGAATTGAATCGGCGGTGTTTCTATCGCAGTTTAAATGATGAGAGAAAGAGTGCAGAGTTCATGTTTAATAACAGTGAATGTTTAACATATTGGGAAAAAATATGGAGTAGAAATGAGAAGAGCGATAATGTGTTACACATTAACAAGAGAGTGACATGGGCAGAGGATACATTTGCAGAGTTTAGTAAAGAAAGCATCCTTGAAACAATTAAACAACTCCCAAACTGGAGAGCTAGCGGTTGTGATGgggtgtataatttctttctaaaaagaatgaCCTTAATCCATGATCACTTGTGTGAAGAACTAGTCAAGATAATCCATGGTGAATACATACCGGATGAGTGGTTCTACACTGGAATCACATATCTCATCCCAAAGAAAGATATTTGTCAAGGACCCGAAGATTTGAGACCAATTACTTGTATGTCTAACCTATATAAGCTTGCAACGAAATGTGTTAACAGGAAGTTGGGAGATTATATTGAGGCATATAATCTGATTGCCGATAATCAATTGGGAACTCGGCGAATGTGTCAAGGGGCAAAGAAACAAGCAATTCTTAACCGGTGCATTCACAAGCAAAacggaaataatttgttttctacCTGGATTGACGTAAAGAAAGCGTTCGATTCGGTAGATCACGACTTTCTGTTCCAGGTGCTTGAAAACTCTGGACTCCCTAGCTGGATTGTGAATTTTGTGAAGAACCTTGTAACGAAGTGGAGAATAAAGCTAATTCTGAATCATAATGAAATCGGAGAGGTAAAATTGGAAAGAGGCATACTCCAGGGTGATTCCTTGTCACCTCAAATCTTTGCCCTGGTGATGGATCCTCTTAGTAGAATTCTGAATGCTAAGTACCCAAAAGTGATGATTGATAACCAAGATCAGGGTTGTATTACATATACAACAAATCACTTACTgtttatggatgatctaaaaatattttcacaaaaagaAGATacaatgatgaatatgatgaatgaGGTAAACAATTTCTTCGAAGCTGCCGGACTGGAAAAAAATGTCGAAAAGTCTGCAACTAATCTGGCAGACCTTGGGTCTGAAGCTAAATTGCTTGATGGGATGGAAGGTTACAGATACCTTGGAGTGCTAGAAGATAGAAGAAGCGATGTATTGAAAAGCGAAGTATTGAAGGCACTCTTTGGGGAACTAAAAAAGAGGATCGACAATCTTTCGAAGACCAAACTAAACTCGTGTAGATTATTTAAAGCCATAAATGAACACGCATTATCCCTCTATAACTATTATATTGGGCTTGTCGACATTGAGCCACTAGAGTTTGAACAAATTGACAAAAATGTACGCAGCATCCTTGTACATCATCGAATTCATTTGAAGCCTGCAAACAAGGAAAGGCTTTACTTTCCAAGAGATCAATTTGGAAGAGGACTTGTATCCATTACTCATAAAAGTGAACGGATACTATTTCAATTCCTTCGTGATCTTGAAAAAAAATCTCGTTACTGCATAAGAAAAGGAGGGATTCTGCGAGTCATCAATTCAAAGAGAACACATTTGGCCACAATTGCTGAATACCTCAAGCGCAAATACAACATCCAAGATATTGGAAGCCTTGATTTGAACATGCTGAGAGAATTGCAGAAGAACAGCTTAATTGAGCAAATAATGAAAAAACCATTACATGCAATTCTCTTTGATTGTTTGAATGATTCCAATGTCGACGTTGCAGAATCTTCTCATTGGTTATCACATGGAAATAACTCACCAAGATCCGAGGCTTTGCTATGCTTTATACAGGACCGTAATCTATTTTTCGACAATGTTGGGGCAATTTGCAGTCACTGTAACTCTTCCAAAAAGACTGTTGACCACTTGGCAACGAGGTGTGGTCGAATGCTGAATAGTGACTACTTACGACGACACAACGAAGTAGTGAAATGTGTACATCTACATCTATGCAAGGAGTATGGAATCAAGAAATCTAAGAAATTGAAAACCCACTCTGTTCAATCAGTGGTTGCAAATAACTCTGTGGAGATTCGTGTTGACACCACAATTAATACGGATACGAAGGTTGAGAATAACAAGCCGGATATCTTTGTACTTGATAAAATGAGGAACACAATCATGCTTATAGAGATTGGAATCACCTCTCAAAAAAAATTGAAGCAAGTCGAAGTGGAAAAGCTCCACAAGTACGACCTGCTTGCCAGTGAACTGGGATTAATCCACAAAGCCAAGGTAACCATAGTACCATTGGTACTAACGTGGGATGGTGTTGTGAGTAAATACTATAAACATCACTGCGATACTATTGGTTTGGAAGAACTTACACGAGCTTACATTCAGTCGGTGGTTATCAGAAAAACATTGGAGAGTATgcgtgtagaacacaaatttggaATGATCCCGCCAGAAGAATGCCAAACGACTCGTTTTACAAATGGAACAACGGAAGAGACTCTGCCAA CTCCCAATTCCGCGATTATATGTCAAATTATTGATGACGTCATTCGCAAACTCAGTGTTGAtaagaaaaatttttatttacttatttctgaTGCTGCTTCATATATGGTTTCTTCTGGAAAAATATTAAAGCAATTATATTCAAATCTATTTCATGTCACTTGTGTGGCGCATTTATTACATAATTGTGCCTTCAGAATTAAATCACATTATCCAGTGATAGATAAATTAATATCGTGCGTCAAAGCACTTGttgtcaaaaataattcacgacgTCAATTATTTACAGAAATTGGATATCCACCCGAGCTCATTGTAACTAGATGGGGCAGTTGGTTAAATGCTGCTgactattatgcaaaaaatttaaCACAAATCATTAATACTTGTAATGGTATAGAAGAGGAATCTTTATTGATACAAAGAGCAAAGGAATCCGTTATGAATGAATTTCTTCATACGAATTTAGAAGACATAAGCCGGGAATATCATTTATTAacagatattttaatgaaaattgaatCTAATAAATTCACTATTTAA